In the Helicobacter typhlonius genome, one interval contains:
- the thrB gene encoding homoserine kinase, translating into MIISVPATSANLGPGFDTLGLALKLHNSFSITPSRLSSIHISGEGEEHPKLRVDNVFVRIFNEILSLYDYPQGHFKFSFDNAIPISRGLGSSSAVIIGAIVSAYHIMQKPINKSEILQLALKYENHPDNITPALYGGFNIAMLNDKTNEVVSFQAELPADIKAVIVIPNISISTKMSRRNLPKKYTTKDAVFNLSRSCMLSAAFITHKWELLREASRDRFHQKARMKNCPALFSVQKLALHNGALLSTLSGSGSSFLNICYRDDSANLMQILRGRFPQFRVLECEFDNIGANLVQS; encoded by the coding sequence GTGATTATCTCTGTCCCTGCGACAAGCGCAAATCTTGGACCGGGTTTTGATACTTTGGGCTTGGCGTTGAAGCTACACAATAGCTTTAGCATCACGCCCTCGCGTCTTAGCAGTATTCATATCTCGGGGGAAGGCGAGGAGCACCCAAAATTGCGCGTAGATAATGTATTTGTAAGGATTTTCAATGAGATTCTAAGCCTATATGACTATCCGCAGGGGCATTTCAAGTTTAGTTTTGACAATGCCATACCCATATCGCGCGGGCTTGGCTCGAGCTCGGCGGTAATTATTGGCGCGATTGTAAGTGCGTATCATATAATGCAAAAGCCTATAAATAAGTCCGAAATTTTGCAACTCGCCCTCAAATACGAAAATCACCCTGATAACATCACTCCCGCACTCTATGGGGGATTCAATATCGCTATGCTAAATGACAAAACCAATGAAGTGGTGAGCTTTCAGGCGGAACTGCCCGCGGATATAAAAGCAGTGATAGTGATTCCAAACATATCCATTTCTACAAAAATGTCTCGCCGCAATCTACCTAAAAAATATACGACAAAAGACGCGGTGTTTAATCTCTCGCGCTCGTGTATGCTAAGTGCGGCGTTTATCACGCATAAATGGGAGCTTTTGAGGGAAGCAAGCAGAGATAGATTCCACCAAAAGGCGCGTATGAAAAACTGCCCTGCACTCTTTAGTGTGCAAAAACTTGCATTACACAATGGTGCGCTCCTTTCCACGCTCTCGGGCTCTGGCTCGTCATTTTTGAATATCTGCTACCGCGATGATAGCGCAAATTTAATGCAGATTCTGCGAGGACGCTTCCCGCAATTCCGCGTGCTTGAGTGCGAATTTGACAATATAGGCGCTAACTTGGTGCAATCATAG
- a CDS encoding GyrI-like domain-containing protein: protein MKYDYKKQEKTLYGAKTTPCVLEIPAQNFITLTGIGNPNEEIFSHKVSALFSLAYALKMAYKKSQLLQKDKNTGENIDDYAVYPLEGIWGKKQAAGHEQAKLDKDELHYKIMICQPHFIGREHIESTKESLIKKKKLDYLTDIDFETMQEGKCVQMLHKGAFDDEPKTFAIMDSYCLAHHLTRIDTIHTEIYLSNPHRTAPCNFKTILRYRVR, encoded by the coding sequence ATGAAATACGACTACAAAAAGCAAGAAAAGACACTCTATGGGGCAAAGACAACACCCTGTGTGCTTGAAATACCAGCACAAAATTTCATTACGCTTACAGGCATAGGAAATCCAAATGAAGAGATTTTTTCACACAAAGTTTCTGCGCTTTTTTCTCTTGCTTATGCGCTCAAAATGGCATATAAAAAATCCCAACTTTTACAAAAAGACAAAAACACGGGTGAAAATATTGACGATTATGCTGTGTATCCATTAGAGGGCATATGGGGCAAAAAGCAAGCAGCAGGACACGAACAGGCAAAGCTAGATAAAGATGAGCTCCATTACAAAATAATGATATGCCAACCTCATTTTATCGGGCGAGAACATATAGAATCTACCAAAGAAAGCCTGATAAAAAAGAAAAAACTTGACTATCTTACTGACATTGACTTTGAGACTATGCAGGAGGGCAAATGTGTGCAAATGCTACACAAGGGCGCATTTGATGATGAACCTAAAACTTTTGCGATAATGGATAGCTATTGTCTAGCACATCATCTTACACGCATAGACACGATACATACAGAGATTTATTTAAGCAATCCCCACCGCACTGCACCTTGCAATTTTAAGACGATTTTGCGATACAGGGTGCGCTGA
- a CDS encoding RICIN domain-containing protein produces MKLLPHIVLCSVLCIGCSSGSKAPNIPQHTYIKQKNLGIGDSPTPPKNLKIPGKKSRKILKQQENKRLPFRDLKSNAPKVPKNESDPVSIMSSSGGVLTLWALKEGNWVWGYPPLDAHEFGEALFWRVVSFENHQVMIKNIAKGTCLEAYRNGVIHSQCNQKASTQFWTFNFFDNQAVQIQNVATKTCLQTPTFRHTTYYSIFLTQCAINMPNLDQQWYMVPIINPAPVIFSTN; encoded by the coding sequence ATGAAACTCCTACCTCACATTGTTCTTTGTAGTGTTTTGTGTATAGGCTGCTCTTCCGGGTCAAAAGCGCCAAATATACCACAACACACATACATAAAACAAAAAAATTTAGGCATAGGGGATAGCCCTACACCACCTAAAAATTTAAAGATACCGGGCAAAAAATCGCGCAAAATTTTAAAGCAGCAAGAAAACAAAAGACTACCCTTTAGAGATTTAAAATCTAATGCGCCAAAAGTGCCTAAAAATGAATCCGACCCCGTATCGATTATGTCCTCAAGTGGGGGCGTTTTGACGCTTTGGGCTTTGAAGGAGGGGAATTGGGTGTGGGGTTATCCTCCGCTTGATGCGCACGAGTTTGGGGAGGCTTTATTTTGGCGCGTGGTGAGCTTTGAAAATCATCAAGTGATGATTAAAAATATCGCTAAAGGCACTTGTCTAGAGGCATATAGAAATGGCGTGATTCACAGCCAATGCAATCAAAAGGCATCAACGCAGTTTTGGACTTTTAACTTTTTTGATAATCAAGCTGTGCAGATTCAAAATGTCGCTACAAAAACTTGTCTGCAAACACCCACTTTCCGCCATACGACCTATTATAGTATCTTTCTTACGCAATGTGCTATCAATATGCCCAATCTTGACCAGCAGTGGTATATGGTACCGATCATAAACCCTGCGCCAGTGATTTTTTCAACAAATTAA
- a CDS encoding cytolethal distending toxin subunit B family protein gives MKIFLFLFISFNLAFANLEEFRVSTWNLQGSSANTESKWNISVRQLVTGANPANILMVQEAGAVPSSAVRTERRVQPGGTPVEEFTWNLGSSSRPRNVFIYYAPLDVGARRVNLAIVSDRRADEVFVISQSTIAPQTSRPVLGIRIGNDVFFNIHALASGGGDAAALVTAVHDNFINMPQYNWLIAGDFNRDPANLQAGLDTRITNHIRIAAPNSATHFGARGANRTLDYAVIGRSSESRSALSLPPIVALIMVANIRAHLASDHTPVHFGRF, from the coding sequence ATGAAAATATTTTTATTTCTTTTTATAAGTTTTAACCTTGCTTTTGCAAATCTTGAAGAATTTAGAGTAAGCACTTGGAATCTGCAAGGCTCATCAGCAAATACCGAAAGTAAATGGAATATAAGTGTGCGACAGCTTGTAACCGGTGCTAATCCTGCAAATATTCTTATGGTGCAAGAGGCGGGTGCAGTTCCTTCTTCAGCGGTTAGGACAGAGCGGAGAGTGCAGCCCGGTGGCACACCGGTAGAGGAATTCACTTGGAATCTTGGCTCATCGTCTCGCCCACGCAATGTATTTATCTATTACGCGCCACTTGATGTCGGAGCACGGAGAGTGAATCTCGCCATAGTAAGCGATAGGAGAGCTGATGAGGTGTTTGTGATTTCTCAAAGCACAATTGCTCCGCAAACCTCGCGCCCAGTGCTTGGTATTCGCATTGGCAATGATGTATTTTTCAATATCCACGCATTAGCAAGTGGTGGTGGGGATGCTGCTGCATTGGTTACAGCAGTGCATGATAATTTTATCAATATGCCGCAGTATAATTGGCTTATTGCGGGGGATTTTAATCGAGACCCGGCAAATTTACAAGCGGGGCTTGATACCAGAATCACAAATCATATTAGAATCGCCGCCCCAAATTCTGCCACGCATTTTGGTGCAAGGGGTGCAAACAGGACGCTTGATTACGCTGTGATTGGTCGCTCAAGCGAAAGCCGCTCTGCTTTGTCTTTGCCACCCATTGTTGCGCTCATTATGGTGGCAAATATCCGCGCACACCTTGCATCCGACCATACTCCGGTGCATTTTGGACGCTTTTAG
- a CDS encoding RICIN domain-containing protein, with amino-acid sequence MKKFLLIFAFFAFLYADDPEDLPDFTSPFSLRSVMLGDALAPDPDNPNWNLKEIALTPQMRKGDPFDKFNLGAVQFVNTNKPDMCLGIEESGFFGLKSCEEDLRSQKFQTLFTIIPTAIDAVQIRSFVLNKDECIAAFLNPRLPSGVGIGIKNCVVDKFSNVPVSHLILITPELREAKTINP; translated from the coding sequence ATGAAAAAATTTTTATTGATTTTTGCTTTTTTTGCCTTTTTGTATGCAGATGATCCAGAGGATTTACCTGATTTTACTTCACCATTTTCGTTAAGGAGTGTTATGCTAGGCGATGCGCTAGCTCCAGACCCGGATAATCCAAATTGGAATCTCAAAGAAATTGCGCTTACTCCACAAATGCGCAAGGGTGATCCATTTGATAAATTTAATTTGGGCGCAGTGCAATTTGTTAATACAAACAAGCCGGATATGTGTTTGGGGATTGAAGAGAGTGGATTTTTTGGGCTTAAGTCTTGCGAGGAGGATTTGCGTAGTCAAAAGTTTCAAACCCTCTTTACGATTATACCAACTGCTATAGATGCGGTGCAGATTCGCTCTTTTGTTTTGAATAAAGATGAATGTATCGCTGCGTTTTTGAATCCGAGACTACCCTCAGGCGTGGGCATAGGCATCAAGAATTGTGTTGTCGATAAATTCTCTAATGTGCCTGTTAGCCATCTTATTTTGATAACGCCCGAGCTAAGAGAGGCAAAGACGATTAATCCGTAG